A stretch of Henckelia pumila isolate YLH828 chromosome 4, ASM3356847v2, whole genome shotgun sequence DNA encodes these proteins:
- the LOC140867637 gene encoding uncharacterized protein isoform X2, producing the protein MEESAVKYNHEVKLKELLRNFTSADSNLFADSSKQFTRILGSDSGAEFIRVYVGSSSKLVELWQAWESWKTKPEFLHVLKLVSEILKHHRGKVSNDVGRVLDKCGRVLIEEKMGDLYKELNSKEGKRQNAVIFLLASIVRRSSYLAWEVAKIFDFKLPFFSKLAEVRLRGKQFGKGNRKSSSTRKSFVGFAMAFLEVGYPRLLRGILQQKEMYSGVLRGLGNDDEQTVIYVLSILRDRVLVPDSLVPTGLRSVLFGSVTLEQLISISGRNDFGDATKLAHEVLVLVCTDPLNGLMPDLKRHPSPLFGNRKRLLDLMKKLKATEVEYHLGLLLAIVKVMPSFGSAYLDEFPYNIEDLSSADWLAAVSMAADVVSSVSDGLTLGFADHQEPLAFECPYVQNVLKCIVPRPFTRLVINKGLLHWEPLVKHGTLRLVLVGLNLLDSFLSYMGSSVHSNNKMIQKWDTLKTNIENEVRILLPDPQVLLSLLSPLSNQLNCLTRPTKRKCETEIVPEKSLYVSKRMKNSAANEDIDILVGGVSDVDMSWVDQGSTHLSSEQGLEKESDVKSIGILWGLHQCSMADVNNCETYFYSKLLDTLKIYHRTMPMALEGLFDFFRFLPSNPLSLPTILQLSLLQFLSEHVCQFSRDMCPVKTQTQMYKHLHSFIVLLMYSPVREIKEHAYNLAKAAMSSTGAFDNSREICAWFSFIPGYGCDHAYVSDVVVEILQKLSSVIISFLCDAVSTIGNNLCKYIEFLRHYTYDAEGGRDLSPDVSPFIICVLEKCIRLVSSESVAFTLPQKSLISQYVCNTIKYLLDTQVNSGLLSSLIDRLLSEKLESLSSAANVLELDECPCVLRPLKTLLCLSRKMLHRQSYRFSSNVVDVTQSSYSFMNTLSVTKRILRKECDSDIIGLAVRFSSSLICARHIEILQNFPLVLCISRNLCEVPFSVVASIFFLEPSYLTDVFNLWPDMFISGVQSVIHGRDEDEEKLGTVEFDSMEAASIAFAFYLKHVPFCVIFSAILQSSSLHLFEQSALQKFLLAKLTEMPPDHMVSSLCNVLFWINDMRSPHRVRTFDGLEVRSEICFILAEDLLRQLLVQNLDIDTPTHISGRQPLHYAVEVAEIILNHPAVTELLNFPVSGDISGSIFKGNLEILLELAEQGIQRMDHHVLNLLRTSNQLLFKICSGQRSERDLNASRRILRAFKVQIQKLFLVFKNEFDGCIQLMDFKALLPMVYTLHTLICFISPFDLFELVNWLFSKVDLCDTSWPLFAKEDALCVGLHLASCAFDFLLGNMLHLCSKNKDNIFLGAIEEMHLNLSLLEQIFFQVFEMACIFNLDAADKCLLKAVKVVKMHKGIQQPCISSIMDLLVVVACSSVDMISHCLNRMNKTKAELLFLVAELSPLHLSIFGHLFSETMKNSLLPVADWKQKDCISSLSDEELLMLLPTVFLYVNSIESKFGGEHETFEHIIFLYKRKVLDGFSDWKTFVSGNIFEMEFGESTPSSFQEFLTIFSNSLLGKTIHVFREHLETSGGAMNFERRLNLFDSVCPYASAARDHLFDCYCDESGLPSVAESLDYVNRVVAKINFCRVLLLPDYNQFQRPDNGEEKVTSEVDSAVEKSRIRFLRILINSWTLMVKKSSANMGFHENIKSQNISSYTFLEIFIICNILNLTAEWHNHLIRLSSLPFIEQLVKSFLLYRFEDPTTVKMVRTVLTSLTWGKFSSDSFMQLLLAHSQFAKLITPSYISPSCAQLGLSFTPMTSILKSLTFFGSGLDPVDCKNNILTSQRRLHLLELVKLVRVLFNINVQHNRLNCGEGIGVQSKELIYLLLTSYGALCNDVDVEIYSLISEIESNDQSCAGTVAQMDYLWGIASLRVRKDWEKDEDTRMVSPETVEVLEEGRKIRFRENLPVDPKLCAQTVLYFPYDRCVNGRTLLEFQKDDSTVGHSTTADKLQIYDPVFILRFSIHCLSVGYIEPIEFANLGLLAITFVSMSSPDDNMRKLAYEALAKFKYVLEKCKKKQHVAQLRLLVLYVQNGIDEQWQRIPSIIAVFIAEASLVLLDPSHDNYSTISKFLMNSPCVNMRIIPLFENLFWSSSVSFRNDRLWILRLLYAGLNVEDDAQIFIQNSTFEKIFGFYSSPLSDNDSQELIIQIVKKAVKLHKLACNLVEQCGIILWLSSIVSSHCWGEFEDRKRFISTQLPIIMEVLNAITLPRKIVEWLQKRALEQLSELSSHLYKLLVGGIITEQSSVGNSIMQLLTFVLKISQKRKIYQPHFTLTETGLFQLCEAIDIRSKTSCDLSMILGLEAVLMSAPPINILRMDHKNLLKLLQWSVTIAVQSNSMGMLQSEDSEYHLINLFMKKQDEVSLASKLLRWLTASVILGNISSKLSKFNSAILLERSSLRTLQSLLEFNEQGFGEDVGCDSKDVLATSIIYLLQLVGFSHSLLPSAVAALCLLLRSGSSSGSEFLDGYGISLPSLCTKIPCPVEANPSWRWSFYQPWRDHSLELNALEKLDEIHACEKLLKIASIILGRRKSSSSHFFTTKDLEKFHVYEWERSIFLTK; encoded by the exons ATGGAAGAGTCCGCTGTGAAATACAATCACGAAGTGAAGCTGAAAGAGCTACTTCGAAACTTCACCTCGGCTGACTCGAATCTCTTTGCTGACTCTTCGAAGCAGTTTACAAGAATCCTCGGTTCAGATTCGGGTGCTGAATTTATTCGGGTATATGTTGGATCTTCTTCGAAGTTGGTTGAATTATGGCAAGCCTGGGAATCTTGGAAAACGAAACCAGAGTTTTTGCATGTTTTGAAATTAGTTTCAGAGATATTGAAGCATCATCGTGGAAAGGTTAGCAATGATGTGGGTCGCGTGTTGGATAAGTGTGGGCGTGTATTGATTGAGGAAAAGATGGGGGATTTATACAAGGAGTTGAATAGCAAAGAGGGCAAGAGACAGAATGCTGTGATTTTTTTGTTGGCTTCCATTGTTCGGCGCAGTTCTTACTTGGCGTGGGAGGTTGCCAAGATTTTTGATTTCAAGCTCCCATTTTTTTCCAAGCTGGCAGAGGTTAGGTTGAGGGGTAAGCAATTTGGTAAGGGCAATAGAAAAAGTAGTTCCACCAGAAAATCTTTTGTTGGTTTCGCCATGGCATTTTTGGAAGTAGGCTATCCAAGGTTGTTGAGGGGAATTTTGCAGCAGAAGGAGATGTACTCTGGGGTGTTGAGGGGTCTGGGGAATGATGACGAGCAGACTGTCATTTATGTTTTATCCATTCTGCGTGATCGGGTTCTTGTTCCGGATTCTTTAGTGCCTACAGGACTAAGGAGCGTGTTGTTTGGAAGTGTTACTTTGGAGCAGTTGATTAGCATTTCAGGGAGGAATGATTTTGGGGATGCCACAAAGTTGGCACATGAAGTGTTGGTTTTGGTTTGTACCGACCCTTTGAACGGTTTGATGCCAGACTTGAAGAGGCATCCAAGTCCTCTCTTCGGTAATCGGAAGCGACTTCTGGATTTAATGAAGAAATTAAAAGCAACAGAAGTTGAGTACCATTTAGGCTTGCTTCTTGCCATTGTGAAAGTGATGCCCTCTTTTGGTTCTGCTTATCTGGATGAGTTCCCTTACAACATTGAAGATCTTTCATCAGCTGACTG GTTAGCTGCAGTTTCCATGGCTGCTGACGTGGTTTCCTCAGTGAGTGATGGGCTTACCCTTGGCTTTGCTGATCATCAGGAGCCACTTGCATTTGAATGTCCATATGTGCAGAATGTTCTGAAATGCATTGTGCCACGTCCTTTCACTAGATTAGTTATCAATAAAGGGTTACTTCATTGGGAGCCTCTTGTGAAACATGGAACATTGAGGCTTGTACTGGTGGGATTAAACTTACTGGATTCTTTTCTTAGTTATATGGGCAGTTCTGTTCATTCGAATAATAAAATGATTCAGAAATGGGACACTTTAAAGACGAACATTGAAAATGAAGTTCGGATATTGCTTCCCGACCCCCAAGTCCTATTATCATTACTTTCTCCTCTAAGTAACCAATTGAATTGTCTTACACGTCCTACAAAGAGAAAATGTGAAACAGAAATTGTGCCAGAAAAATcattatatgttagtaagaggATGAAAAATTCTGCTGCAAATGAAGACATTGATATTCTCGTGGGTGGGGTTTCGGATGTAGATATGTCTTGGGTTGATCAAGGAAGTACTCATTTGAGCAGTGAGCAGGGGCTAGAGAAAGAATCTGACGTTAAATCTATTGGTATCCTGTGGGGTTTACACCAATGTTCCATGGCAGATGTGAACAACTGTGAAACGTATTTTTACTCAAAGCTACTGGACACTCTTAAAATTTATCAT CGAACCATGCCTATGGCGTTGGAAGGACTGTTTGATTTCTTTAGGTTTCTACCAAGCAATCCTCTATCCTTGCCAACAATTCTGCAGCTGTCTCTGTTACAATTTCTGAGTGAACACGTCTGTCAGTTTTCCAGAGATATGTGTCCTGTTAAAACCCAAACACAAATGTACAAGCATCTTCATTCATTTATCGTCCTCTTGATGTATTCACCTGTCAGAGAGATAAAGGAACATGCTTATAATTTAGCCAAGGCTGCCATGTCAAGCACTGGTGCATTTGACAACTCTAGGGAAATTTGTGCATGGTTCTCTTTTATACCTGGCTATGGCTGTGATCATGCTTATGTCAGTGACGTGGTAGTTGAAATCTTACAAAAATTGTCATCAGTTATTATTTCATTTCTATGTGATGCTGTTTCTACGATTGGAAATAATTTATGCAAGTATATAGAATTCTTGAGGCATTACACCTACGACGCAGAAGGTGGCAGAG ATCTATCTCCTGATGTAAGCCCTTTCATTATTTGTGTTTTGGAGAAGTGCATTAGGTTGGTTAGCTCTGAGTCTGTGGCCTTCACATTACCTCAGAAGTCACTCATATCACAATATGTTTGCAAcacaatcaaatatttattggaTACTCAG GTAAATTCTGGGCTATTATCATCTCTAATTGATCGTCTCTTATCTGAGAAACTTGAGAGTTTAAGCAGTGCAGCCAATGTCTTGGAACTGGATGAATGTCCATGTGTGCTGAGGCCATTGAAGACCCTATTATGCCTTTCACGTAAAATGTTGCATCGGCAATCTTACAGATTCAGTTCAAATGTTGTGGATGTTACTCAATCCAGCTATTCTTTTATGAATACTCTTAGTGTAACTAAAAGAATTTTGAGGAAGGAATGTGATAGTGACATCATTGGATTGGCCGTGAGATTTTCCTCTTCATTGATATGCGCAAGGCACATTGAGATACTGCAGAATTTTCCATTAGTCTTATGCATCTCAAGAAACTTGTGCGAGGTCCCGTTCTCAGTTGTGGCATCAATATTTTTTCTTGAACCAAGCTACCTTACGGATGTCTTTAACCTATGGCCTGATATGTTTATTAGTGGTGTGCAAAGTGTTATTCATGGTAGAGATGAGGATGAAGAGAAACTTGGTACTGTTGAATTCGATTCAATGGAAGCTGCTTCTATAGCATTTGCTTTTTATTTGAAACATGTTCCTTTCTGTGTGATCTTTTCAGCTATATTACAAAGCAGCAGCTTACACTTGTTTGAGCAGTCAGCCCTACAAAAGTTTCTTTTGGCCAAACTGACTGAGATGCCACCAGATCATATGGTCTCTTCATTATGTAATGTACTCTTTTGGATTAATGACATGCGCTCACCCCACAGAGTCAGGACTTTTGATGGACTTGAAGTGCGATCTGAGATCTGCTTTATACTTGCAGAAGACTTGTTGAGACAGTTACTGGTTCAAAATTTGGACATTGATACTCCTACTCATATTAGTGGTCGTCAGCCCTTGCATTATGCTGTCGAAGTGGCAGAAATAATCTTAAATCATCCTGCCGTGACAGAATTACTAAATTTTCCTGTGTCTGGTGATATATCTGGTTCGATTTTTAAGGGAAATCTGGAAATACTTCTTGAATTGGCTGAACAGGGAATTCAGCGAATGGATCACCATGTCTTGAATCTATTAAGAACATCTAATCAGCTGTTGTTTAAGATTTGCAGTGGTCAAAGATCTGAACGAGATTTAAATGCCAGTCGGAGAATTTTGAGAGCTTTTAAAGTGCAAATACAGAAACTTTTCCTTGTTTTCAAAAATGAGTTTGATGGATGCATCCAATTGATGGACTTTAAGGCTCTTCTCCCTATGGTTTACACTTTACACACTTTGATTTGCTTCATATCTCCATTTGATCTGTTTGAATTGGTCAACTGGCTATTTTCCAAGGTTGATTTATGTGATACTTCATGGCCCCTATTCGCAAAAGAAGATGCTCTTTGTGTTGGTTTGCACTTAGCTAGCTGCGCTTTTGATTTTCTATTAGGCAACATGTTGCACTTGTGCTCAAAAAATAAAGACAATATTTTTTTGGGTGCGATAGAGGAGATGCATCTTAATCTTTCTCTCTTGGAACAAATCTTTTTTCAAGTATTCGAGATGGCCTGTATTTTCAATCTTGATGCTGCTGATAAATGCCTGCTTAAAGCTGTCAAGGTTGTGAAAATGCATAAAGGCATTCAACAGCCTTGCATCTCTTCTATTATGGATTTATTGGTAGTTGTTGCTTGTTCTTCTGTAGATATGATATCTCATTGCTTGAACAGGATGAATAAAACCAAAGCTGAACTATTATTTCTTGTTGCTGAATTGAGCCCCCTGCATCTGTCTATCTTTGGACACCTGTTTTCTGAAACAATGAAAAATTCGCTGCTACCTGTGGCCGATTGGAAGCAAAAAGATTGTATATCCTCTTTGTCTGATGAAGAATTATTGATGCTTTTACCCACAGTTTTCCTTTATGTGAATTCGATCGAGTCCAAATTTGGGGGAGAACACGAGACCTTCGAAcatataatttttctttataAGCGGAAAGTTTTGGATGGTTTTTCTGACTGGAAGACTTTTGTCTCTGGTAATATTTTTGAGATGGAATTTGGTGAGTCTACACCGTCCTCCTTCCAAGAGTTCTTAACTATTTTCTCGAACAGTCTTCTCGGGAAAACGATCCATGTGTTTAGAGAACACCTGGAGACAAGTGGGGGTGCCATGAACTTTGAGAGGAGGTTGAACCTATTTGATTCTGTTTGCCCGTATGCTAGTGCTGCACGCGATCATTTATTTGACTGTTATTGTGATGAGAGTGGATTGCCTTCAGTAGCAGAGTCTTTAGATTATGTGAATAGAGTGGTTGCGAAGATAAACTTTTGTAGGGTGCTATTGCTGCCAGATTATAATCAATTTCAGAGACCGGATAATGGAGAAGAAAAGGTTACGTCAGAAGTTGACTCTGCTGTAGAAAAGTCAAGAATCCGTTTCTTAAGGATATTGATTAATTCCTGGACATTGATGGTTAAGAAATCTTCTGCAAACATGGGTTTCCATGAAAATATCAAGAGCCAGAATATTTCTAGTTATACCTTTTTGGAGATCTTTATAATTTGTAATATATTGAACTTGACAGCAGAGTGGCATAATCATCTAATTCGGTTGAGTTCTCTTCCCTTCATAGAACAGCTTGTAAAGTCATTTCTTCTTTATAGGTTTGAGGATCCTACAACAGTGAAGATGGTCCGAACTGTTCTTACTTCTTTAACTTGGGGAAAGTTTTCATCTGATTCCTTCATGCAGCTGTTGCTTGCTCATTCGCAATTTGCAAAGTTGATTACTCCATCCTACATATCACCTAGTTGTGCTCAGTTAGGCTTGTCTTTTACTCCTATGACGAGCATTTTAAAATCATTAACCTTTTTTGGCTCTGGACTAGATCCTGTAGATTGCAAGAATAATATTTTAACATCTCAGCGGCGTTTACATCTGCTAGAACTTGTCAAATTGGTCAGGGtactttttaatattaatgtacAACACAACAGACTTAACTGTGGAGAAGGCATTGGTGTACAGTCCAAGGAATTGATTTATTTGCTTTTGACTTCATATGGAGCATTATGTAATGATGTTGATGTGGAAATATATAGTCTCATTTCAGAAATAGAGTCAAATGATCAGTCATGTGCTGGCACCGTTGCTCAGATGGATTACCTATGGGGTATCGCCTCTTTAAGGGTGAGAAAAGATTGGGAAAAGGATGAGGATACACGAATGGTCAGCCCGGAAACTGTAGAAGTCCTTGAAGAAGGTCGAAAGATTCGATTCAGAGAAAATCTTCCAGTCGATCCTAAGTTGTGTGCTCAAACTGTGCTTTATTTTCCTTACGATAGGTGTGTTAATGGAAGAACTTTACTTGAGTTTCAGAAGGATGACTCTACAGTG GGGCATTCTACGACAGCCGATAAGCTGCAGATATATGATCCAGTCTTCATCCTCCGCTTCTCCATTCATTGTCTTTCAGTGGGCTATATTGAGCCCATTGAGTTTGCCAATTTAGGCTTGCTTGCTATCACTTTTGTAAGTATGTCTTCACCAGATGATAATATGAGGAAGTTGGCTTATGAAGCACTTGCCAAGTTCAAATATGTGTTAGAG AAATGTAAGAAGAAGCAGCATGTGGCACAACTTCGTCTCTTAGTCTTATATGTGCAAAATGGAATAGACGAGCAATGGCAGAGAATTCCTTCCATAATCGCTGTATTCATTGCGGAAGCTTCTTTGGTGCTGTTGGACCCATCACATGACAATTATTCAACCATTAGCAAGTTTCTTATGAATTCTCCTTGTGTAAATATGAGG ATTATACCTTTGTTTGAGAATCTTTTCTGGAGTAGCTCTGTTAGTTTCAGAAATGACAGGTTGTGGATTCTCAGACTGTTGTATGCGGGGTTGAATGTGGAAGATGATGCTCAAATATTTATTCAAAACTCCACTTTTGAGAAGATATTTGGCTTTTATTCTTCGCCTCTTTCAGATAATGATTCCCAGGAACTTATTATCCAG ATAGTGAAGAAGGCTGTCAAACTACACAAGTTGGCCTGTAATTTAGTTGAGCAGTGCGGTATAATTTTATGGCTGTCATCTATTGTTTCATCTCACTGCTGGGGTGAATTTGAAGACAGAAAAAGATTTATATCGACCCAATTACCTATAATAATGGAG GTGTTAAATGCTATTACATTGCCTCGAAAAATTGTTGAGTGGTTGCAAAAACGTGCTTTGGAGCAGCTCTCAGAACTTTCGTCTCATTTATACAAACTCCTAGTTGGTGGTATCATTACAGAACAAAGTTCTGTGGGTAACTCAATCATGCAGTTATTGACATTTGTACTGAAGATATCGCAGAAAAGGAAGATATATCAACCACATTTTACCTTGACAGAGACTGGTTTATTTCAGTTGTGTGAAGCCATTGATATACGCTCCAAAACTAGCTGTGATCTGAGTATGATTTTGGGTCTCGAAGCTGTTCTCATGAGTGCTCCTCCAATCAATATTCTTCGGATG GACCATAAGAACCTTTTGAAATTGCTGCAATGGTCCGTAACGATTGCTGTACAATCAAATTCAATGGGCATGCTTCAGTCTGAAGATTCTGAATATCATTTGATAAACCTCTTCATGAAAAAACAAGACGAAGTTTCCCTTGCATCAAAGCTTTTGCGCTGGCTGACTGCATCAGTGATCCTTGGAAATATTTCCTCTAAATTAAGCAAATTCAACTCTGCTATTTTGTTGGAGAGATCGAGCCTCCGAACTTTGCAGTCTTTGTTAGAATTTAACGAACAAGGATTTGGTGAAGATGTGGGATGTGACTCTAAAGATGTATTAGCCACATCGATAATTTACCTGCTGCAGCTCGTGGGCTTTAGTCACAGCTTGCTTCCATCAGCAGTTGCTGCACTTTGTCTTCTACTCCGTTCTGGTTCCTCCTCAG